The genomic region TATAACCTGATAGATCAACCAACGTCAGCCTGACAGACTTTTAGCTATCAGTGATACTACGAAGTCTGGCTGGTCATCTCTGCTCCATTTTCATTCTCGTAttacttaaagtgatactatgatgtgatttacaactttgcggaaatacgtccgtttttaattgttgatcacaaatgtaaagctcaaattttccatttttgattagatttattataaaatcgctgaatgtaaaccaccgcgaccgcaaaaaggcatcgaagcgagccgtccgggccggattaaaccatcaatttctagaaatgtGCATTtcattcgaaaaccttaccgatttatgagaaagtgacatagtcatttgtcaaaaacagctaaaaaacattaaatggtgaaatttgacacgagttacccttatGTTTAAGTTGTTTCTCATCATTTTCCAGCATTTTGACGACACAAACCCATCCAAGAATGTGATGGTAGTCCTCGACAACGGGAAGGGCATGGCACCAAAACAACTGAACAACTGGGCCATCTACAGGCTGTCAAAGTTCATCCGCAAGGACAAGAAACGTAAATTGTAAGTTTCCGGAAAACGAAGATGCTTCGGTTGTTTGTTTACGTTAGGTTTTTGGTTTGTGCTCATGTCATAGGCATCAACTTAGAAGGCTGGGGTCGAAATATGCAGAAATATATGTCTCGTTCCTTCCCTTTTTGCCTTTGTGCTCCCGAAAAATGAAACGTCTTCATTCCTGAAGACAACGTTTTTTCATAACCTTTCATTCAGTTGTCTGCTGCTAGAGGAATGTGCCTGCCTGCCATACTTACGCAAGGGTGCATTCTTCAAGCGACACAAAATCGTCATCTGGCAACACAGAAGATTCTGCTGCTTTACATATATCTGTACCAgtcggaggaagccactgagaCCCACAACAAACCgacagcaaacaaaagactgtgGTTACCTAAATTGTTATTGTGGAGCTGATATTATTCAGCCACCTCTGTCTGGTGCAGTGTCAACTATCCTCAGCTGAGTTCCAGGCATGTTTGCCTCTAGTTGCTGTTTCTCAATCTCCTTATCATGCTTCAAGTTCACTTTGATTACAGCTCTGCTGCAGAGGACGGAGGGGCAGGGTAGGTTACTTAGTATTCAGGCATCATTTTGCTATTAATGTTTCTGTGCTGCATTTCCATTGTGCCAAATCGATGATTGTATCGGGCCCAATAGACTAGCCTTTCTCCAATGAATTTGAGAGGTGTGTAATACACTCCTTACAAACCTCACTTAAACCATTCTCAAAATACGTGTCTACTGTTATTGGAAATCTGTCCCGGCACTTAAGCACGGCCAGTTGCACTAATCTCCATAACTTTCCTTTTGCTAAGATTGCTCATTATGGCCTAGTGCATTTTCTCACAACACATTGTCTATTTCAAGAAAGGGTGTTTGGCATTTTGATGTGGTGAATGTGTGTTCTTATTCAGCTATTATAGTAAATCACCCTTTGTACTAGTGTTGTTTTTCAATCTATTTTGTATCTATTGGTAGGTTACTAACTCCGCTTGGTCGTTTCTTCAGCCTGGGTAGATTCCAGGCCTGGTTAGATTCCAGGCAATGCTCGAGGTGGTGGTCTTTACATTCTAAAAACAGCGCAAATGATGAATTGCTGTtgcctgcgattataatcgctgcgaTGTGCAATATCTTATTGTCGCATGCGATTATCGTCTCAGGTAGCAGCAATTTAAATCACTTGTGTGTAAAGGGTGCTCAGATGCAATGAAGTGGGTACAAATCTAATGTTAAGACAGGTAGCTTTAGATTTTGAAATTCGTCGAGTAGTTAGTGGTTCAGTGGTGTAGGGTATCCCTTGCAGCGTAACAGTTCAAATTGTTTAACTTATAGTTCAGTTAGGCATGTCATCATTACCTGCATGAACTTTCGGCCTTGACTAAATATGCACCAAAACCTGGACTGTGTGCCATCCCCTGGCTCGGAGGTCTCCAGGATATCAATTATGCCGGTCTTTTTTTCCACTTTGTAAACAGTTCTGGCAAGATGTTGCCAGAATGACCTCGCTCCTCAAGTATTAGATACATGTAGTGCGAAAGTGAGGCAATCTCAAGGTTTGAGGGTCCACATGGGGACGAGATTGATAGATGTGGGGTCACCTGAACCTTAAACAATACAAACTGAGTGAAGTACAGTGGAagcccggtcggcgaccacctcagtaacgcgaccaccccgcgaacacgaccaaaattctccgctcccgaatggttttctctctaattctcattaactggccctcgctaacacgaccaccccggtacccagaccgcgaccaccagcttggtcggtcccaaactgcaaattaaccccgctaacgcgaccatgaggcctaattgccgtaatcaaccatgaccgcatcgtatcaattggcaccttctcgcaaatccgtgttgatagttagcacctcgaacacaatgaccatgggaatccatatgaaaataaatgatgtgtaagtgagtttgatcaaatgtaagcgcaaataaatgaagaataaactttcttttcgactcacggtttgtttttcatcatttagtattaaatgatgtcaagaggcatgcacacgtagtttttaggacaaataaattatgttgattagtaagagtaccgatactcaaagtaaagaatgcttactacgtcgtaatattgataaaatacgtttttaaaaagatgatttaatcagtaccagttcaaattggctgaagttaaagcaggaagacatcaggaataattctcaacatcttctcacatcacctctctcaatgttagcgggaatattagcttgacatcaagaagggcagctgccgatggtgtgaatgacatgcttgctctaattagcatgctcaagttttaatgtaatgtttggtctaattagctctcgtcagtttatttactcatttacataagttgtaaattaaacgcaaaacactcaagaaaatgattttttattcgtgatatacacacaaattatcgaatcacccggtggcgtagtcattaatgcatgtcaatgtacacacagcatatctgctaggacgatgttttggcgggaaaacctacttatgattcttaaattcactaacgcgaccaccccggtaacacgaccacttcggcttagtcccttgggaggtcgtgttaccggggttccactgtactcacTGATTTCTGATTCTAAGTTCCAGTGGGCCACAAGTGACTTATCAATTGACTAATTTGTCCTTTAAGTCATCCAACATGTGTATCTTGTCTTGTAggaatgatgacgatgatgataaccgGCCCTCCACCCCCGGCACTGCACCAAGATCTCTCAACTCAGACATCTCATATTTTGGAGTAGGTGGCAAACAGGCCGTTTTCTTCATCGGAACATCCACCAGGGTAAGTGGTCTTCACTTGAAGATGCCTCATTATGGTCTTCACTTGAAGATGCCTCATTATGGTCTTCACTTGAAGATGCCTCATTATGGTCTTCACTTGAAGATGCCTCATTATGGTCTTCATTTGAAGATGCCTCATTGTGGTCTTCACCTGAAGATGCCTCATTGTGGTCTTCACTTGAAGATGCCTCATTGTGGTCTTCACCTGAAGATGCCTCATTATGGTCTTCACTTGAAGATGCCTCATTATGGTCTTCACCTGAAGATGCCTCATTGTGGTCTTCACTTGAAGATGCCTCATTGTGCTGGATAATGAAACCATCCCTGGTCGGAATATGAGGACATCTCCCTGTTGCTTCTTTATGATGGGACATGCTTCTTGAAAGATGCATGGTATAATTTGTCCTACCTTATTTACAGATGATCTCCAAACCAAGGGACTCCCGCGACGTCCACGAGCTGACTATCTCCAAGGAAGAGTTTGAGAGGAAGGAGAAAAATAAGGAGGCCATATACAGTGGTTTCATCAGAAACAGAAAGGTATTTATCATCATTACCTTGTGGTCTTTGCTGAATGAGTTGGCAAGTTTGTCACAAATGATCGTCAAATGAAATCTGTGTTTTGTAGCCCGGCGATACAAGTCACTTGAAAGATGAAGACGAAGTTGTACGCCATCTCATCgaagaagaaaaagacaaaGACCATTTTACCGCTGTCGTCatcaatggtatcaaccagacACACATTCCATATATGAAGACACAGGCCAAATCCTGGGCAAGACAATTAGCGTGAGTTTCATAACTTAATTTTTTGCCCAACTGCCTGCTGATATATTAATCTTTTGGGACTAACGAAATGTATCAATCACTCCGGACTAGAGATCAGTTTGTGATGACATCACTTGGAGTTAACATTGGGTTCGATATTGACTCGGAGGCGACCTGCGATGACCCTCATGATCAAACGATCATCGCCACCGGTCGCAGCGATTAAAATGCTCATTTGCGGGGCGCTCTACATCAAGTGTTGCAACTGTTTCGTTCCTCTTTCAGACACATCTATCACTATTACATCCATGGCCCACATGGCAACATGGACAAACCAGATGAAACGAGGCGACCAGGAAGCCCGTTCAAAAATATCGACATTGAGGTAATGAAATTAGTCAAACTTTAGAGTTATCTAGATGTGTGAAGTGTTCTGCCTTCACTTATAACctcaattcctcttcaaaaCGTGCTGCAAAGTAAATTCAAAATCCCCCCTACACATGCAGACTGTCAACAGTGCTTAAAGTCCAACATTCTACTTTCAGAtcaaaatcttcaacaaaggtcACACCACGCCTAAAGTCATCAGCTTACGAGACATCAGCGATGACATGCAGACACAGTACATACGCTCAGCCGTCTGTAACTTCGACTTCAAGGCGACCGTGGAGGGGACGGGGGTAGTCGAGGGGGTGCTGCGGTACCATCCGTTCATGTACGACCGAGAGACGTACCCATCTGATGCCATCGACCCCAGAGGTGAGTAGCGTCATTTTGGTGATAGACATTTGTTGAGTGGAGTGATGCATCATTCATTTGTGATGAGTAAGAGATGTGTCCAGTGTCAAAGTCAGTCCAATTTAGTTTGTTATCTGGAGTTGCACTTCCTTTGTCGTAAAGTGCTTTAAAAAGAGTCCATGGAGGTTGAACAAGTTTATTTGTAATAGTTTATTCTCTCTATGCCAATAAAAATCATGtcactctgtcatattttttatcaaatttttttACTCAATCTTTCACAAAACTTTTTTCCCCCTTTAATTTCAAGTCCCCGTGTTATTGGAAAATTCAGAAAGAGGTATTATGATATGTGTGCAAGGTTTAGCTTCGATGTGATGTAAACTCCTTATAAGCTTGTTTTACTCATGATTATCATGACAGGCAACACTGTGCAAAAAAATCTGCCTGACACTAGTGACAGTATTAGTCCCTTTAAATGGACTGTTTGCATGCTTTTGATGTAGTTAGTGTTGGTTGGGTGCACAGAAATTTAGAATTAAATTCCTTGAAAGAATCCGTTCCTTGGCTTCAGATGACGTTACCTAAAACCAAGATTGTCTGAGCTTTCACAGAATTGAATGTTTCTAAATTTAGTCACGTAAGATAATTCGAAGTCCTTACCATGTTATCTTTTCAAGGTAACACTGTATTTTTCTTTGCTTGAGTTCTTTGTACTCGTCTTGATTAAAGattgaaaatctttttgtgTTTCTATCGTAGTCCATCAAATAAATATCGATGTCGTCAACTTTTTCAATCACCTATGCAAATTCATCGCTGTATCTCACTTGTTCTTTGTTTGCAGCCGAAGCGTTCCCGGAAGACGACAGTGACGTCAACTATTCTGACATCAGACCGGCCCGAGGCCGGAGGGCGATTTATGAGTGTTACTGGAACGGCCGGCTGATTCCATACACGACGATTGACGAGTAAGTTTCGACCAGTCACTATCTGACTCTGACTTTTCTGTCCCTCCATGATGGCTCCTTGGCCTGGCTGACCAGTTCCCCAAGTTAGAAAGCGGTTTTCCTCTGTGTTATGTGACTCCTTTCACCTGCACGTCAtttctgttttcagttttgaatgGTGCAGCATCCCGAAGAAAGCCAGGGGCAACATCCCACTGGAATGTTTCAACAGGATCTCTGGTGTTCTCTTCACAAACGACAAGTTCCAAGTCAGCACAAATAAGTTGACCTTCATCGACCTTGAGATGAAGCTAAGAGACAAGCAGTGCGTGTTCAGTCGGGTCATCCAGGGACCCAGGCCTCAGGTAagcagggctttccaactactATAGGCAGTTTCGGGGCCCTAAGGCGAATCCCGGGTGCCAGAAAACTGCCAGGCTTTATTGACCTGGTGACTCAGTTATCGGCCAGAAGCTGGCTTTTCAAGTCCCCAGGCTTTCTCCCATTAGAATGCTTTACGACTTTTTCTTTTCTCCAGGAAAAGAGGACAAATATCGACAAAGAGTTCTACAACTGGTTGAAGGAGTGTCACGAGCAGTGTGACAAACAGATCAAGTTCTCTCACTTCACTAAACAAGTATCGAGGAATGACCTGCCGAAAAACAAGCAGACGCCGTGGGCAGAGTACACGCACATCGAGTGGGATGGGAAGGCTTTCCAGAAAGGTCAACTGGTAAGGCATTTGCTGACAAATGGAAttcagatacagtggaacctcccttagccgcCACCCTCTCTAGTTTTGTTCCCATATTGGTTtgttgtcatgggatttgacctctctaatcatgacacctctctataaaggacagcacgaGTCTGTCCTGAGGGTGATGATCATCATATGCTCATTTGTAGGGCACTTTTGGAGCCTCTCTGACTATTCGATTATCTCCTCCAGGTGCGGATACAGAGAACACTGCCAGTGACCTACGGTAGAATCAACCGCTTCTTACTCTTCGGGGACCACGAGGGCGACGTGTTTGCCACAGGTGGCGACATTGAGATCGTCCAGGAACCAAAGACGTTGTACGATGAGGTGAAAGTCTACCCGCTGGTGAAGCTGGACCGGACAGTGACGCAGGAAGCGATCAAGAAATATATCGAGGAGGAAGAGGCAAAGTGAGTGATGTAGTTATTGTGTgaagtaaagtttgttttgtTCAAGTGTCGGCCCTAATGAATGGGCCAGCTTTGGCCGATTTGGAATGGTGTACCTTCCATTGACCCTTTTGCTACCCTTGAGCCACAGTGCGGGACATGAAATGACACCCCTGCGACAACAATGACCCGTAGAGAGGTACATGCACTTCTGTACTTCTTTGTAAAGCTTTTACAATGTAAGTTATGTGTGTTCGAGTCATTGCTACTCGAGGAATGGAACTCTGAATGCACTCATGAAAGTATGATTGAATGATTTATCTTTTAGACTCCCTCACAAATTGAAAATCGCGTGGCCGGAGGGATACGAAGTGACGAAGGGTGAAAAGAGAGCGGCGGGAAAGACAGTCGGTGCCATAAAAGTTGAGATTGCCAATAGGAAGGGAGAGTACATCAGCAAGTTGCCTGGGACGGTCGGCTCGTCCAAGAAACTGCTGGTGGAGCTTAAAGTTATATGGCATTGTAAGTggttttgttgtgttttgtAATCAAACCTTAAATTCACAAATCATTCAATTTTTTACGAGACTTGCACGAGAGGATGTGATTTATGAGCTGCAGGCAATGGTCAAGAACTGTAGCAATGCTGGCATCGAAACCAGTGTCTGACTCATTCCTGTCCGTTTTACTTTGCAGCACCACATGGTGATGAAGTCATTGTCTCTCACATCAGTCAGCACGGCAAGACCTGGCCCTACTGGttcagaaagatggaaaacatcaaaaatcttGGACAATACACGATTTCTATCCAAGCCGTCTTAAATGAGAGCGGAGCGAATAAGTTTGCTGGTCGGGAGCTCCCAATGGAGAAAATCAAATTCACAGTCACAGGTAAGAAATGTTGAAAGTATTTTGGCCTGCGAAGATTTAAATCATCCTGCCAGATCCTGTAGCACATAAGATCGAAAAGAATATGTCTTTGAAGAGGTTAAGATTCATTTCAATTTCGGATTTCGAGCCACGCTTCTAATGTGCAGATCTTTTTCTTCACAGAGGCAGAGCCGGAAAAGTTCAACGTCGGTCTCCTGGAGGGTCCGTTCCGAGTTGGCTCACCATTCCAGATTCCGTTAGAATTCCAGGACGGATACAACAACCTCACAAAACCAAGTGAAAAACTGGAACCAAAACTAGAAGCAAGGTAGGCATTTGTCACTCAAACTGTTCCGTGTTTCTCCTACCGATATCGGAAAGTTTCTTTGTGTCAATGTACATAAACTAggaacaaatatacatgtaggattagCCTTCCTTAGAGGCTTTCAGGTTAGACCAGTAATTATTGTGTGCAGTCTTGTCTGATGAATTTGAAGAGTGTAGACATGAACCTATGAAGAACCTTTGGCTTGGAGGACAAAGAGGACACCAGAGACCCACTACAGTCTCAATAAAAGCTAATGCTGAAATCCTGATCTTTCCTTTCAGTGGCCTCGAGTTGAAGTACGACCAAACAGAAATCAAAGGCAATACATTGGTCATCAAGGGCATCATAGCTAAAGGTGCCGTCAGCTCTGTGACCGGGCAAAACTTCGATCTGACGGTGAGCGTAGAGGCTCTAGAGAACTCAAAACAGTCTCTCAAGATTAGGTTACTCCCTGGTCCGCCCCAATCCATCCGGGTACAGCCGACAGAAGAGCCGATTGAAATCGAGAACGGACAGCCAGCAAACTTTACCGTCTGTCTGTTGGATGAAGCGGGCAATGTGACAACAGTTCCTAAAGTGGTGCTGACGGCAAAGGTATGTTACATGACACATCTCTTCTTCTCATCTGTTTCCACTTGTGCTGACGGCAAAGGTATGTTACATGACACATCTCTTCTTCTCATCTGGTTCCACTTGTGCTGACGGCAAAGGTATGTTACATGACACATCTCTTCTTCTCATCTGTTTCCACTTGTGCTGACGGCAAAGGTATGTTACATGACACATCTCTTCTTCTCATCTATTCCACTTCCTCGAACCTCCTGTGCTATCCTTGATTACAAAGTTTACAGAAGCACTTGTTCTTGCGGCAGGGATGCCTGGACTAAACACGACTCCACTACAAGGTGTGCTGATCTGAAAAGAGACAAATTGAAGTAACGTCACTTGCCAGAGACCTCAATCTTACCTGATgtgattttctcttttcagttcaCAGGTGTGCCCGGCCTCGCCCATTACCTCTACACTGGAGACTGTACAAGCACCGGTCATATCGTGTTCACAGGCGAGCCCCTCGTCATGAAGAAAGTGCGGGGATCACAGAACCTCACTGCTAAGATCGAAGTGCAGGTAGATGTAAGAAAATTTTCTGCatgctcctttgatattttcaagattttgattAATCGCTACTCCATCACCCTGTGTGATCAGTTCTAGTCGAGTTACCTGATGGTCAACGCAGTGGTTCTGTGTTATCCTTGCAGGGATTCCTGTGTCATAATTCTGAAAACGAAATCGGATAGGATGTTGCTTCAACAAACCATAAGGAGTATTAGTAGGCCCTTTCCTTTTAAAAGCCAGTAATCTCAATTTGGTGTTAACGATGCCCTATGCAAGTGGAAATTGCACTTTTATCTTATTCCTCATTGCAGGGTATGCGAAATATCAAAGCCGTGGAGAGAAAGCTGGTCATCGTGCCGAGTTCTAAGGCAAGCAACATGGAGGTATTCTACAAGTATAACGGAGATAAAAATCTCCCTATCAGAGCAGGGTCTGACATCAATGGTGTGGCTGGTGAAATGATTAAAGGAATTAGTAAGTAATTGCATGACCATCTTCAAGTATTTGACTTGTTTTGTGAGACCACGTCATCCTAACATTGAAACTCATCTTTGGCAACATCTGTATGTTATCTCTTTTGTTTTTTGTTCTCAAACCTATTGTAACCTTTTCAGCTTTCAAAATCTTTGACGAAGCTGGTCGGGAAATAGAAATGGAGGACCATTTGGCCAAGAAAGTCAAAGTGAACTGGACGCCCAAGTTAATCAAAGACCTGGTCTTGAAAGGCGGCCTGCCTGATATTAAAATACCGACGTCTGCTTCCGACACCAAGTATTGTCATATAAGTATCAATGGAACTGGGGTGGATTTCTCTTTCACGATCAAGTGAGTACATTGCTATAGTACTTGGTTTCTGAAATTCTAAATGAGGAACGCTTTCTTCTCATTGACACTATCGTTTGGTTATCTTGCCAACTAAAAAGATCAAGATCTTGACCCATTCTTCAATCATAATACTGTTTAATCTGACTGAGTTATAACAATTTTGAGGGGCAGCGGtagtgcagtggaagagagtcggcctcatgatcaggaggtcatgggttcgactcccggccgagtcactgcttagttcccccactggtcgagttcaagtgagcaccttctggttgctccttgaaacccctgattgatttctgtggagaccggggtaataatatgatatcccaaagcgctttgagcgcgaactatagtgtcacggaattgcgccatataaaagactcattattattattataacaatttgtttattttcagaccTACCCCCGGTGAGCCAGCTGTGTTGAAGTGTAAATGCGCATCGACCCAAATGAGGATCGGTGAAACACTTGACGGCGAGATCGTCATCACCCTCAAGGATAAGAAAGACAATGAAATTAAAAATGTAAGTAAGAAACTTTCCAGAAATGTAATGTCTAAAAAAGCTGGTTTTTTTCCTCGGGAAGAAGCTAACTGAGACTACTGCCTTCTTTGGCACCGCTCCATCTTGGCTGCATCGCTGACCTAAATGTTTCAGGTGTCGTCAAGGGGTAAAATTCCCTGCCTCCCTGTTTGATTTCATATCCTCTTTTCCCAATTTCCAGTTACCCAGCAGTGCAATAGATGACCTCGAGGTCTCGGGCGATGATCTGAACATCCACGAAATCGACAAAAGCATCAACGGCAATACGTTTGTGATCAAAGGAGTCAAGTTCGAGGGCAACAGTCTTGGCGGGAAAGAACTCAAGATCAAGTGGAAGGAGTTGACGGAATATGTTCGGCTACAGATGGTGTCCGGGCCGCCGGCAAAGTTGACCATTCCTGGATGGGATTTAACGCAGGTGGGTTGGGATTGAGAGAGTATGTTATGGGGGAGCGGTAGTGTcatcctcatgatcaagaggtcgtgggttcgactcatGGCTGAGTCACTGcctggttcccctactggtcgagttaaGGTTGTTCCTTGAATACtggttgatgatgacgatgatgatgacacagATGTTCAGGACGGATTGATGATTGACTTAATCGATTTGTATCTTCaggcagtggctgtcttcaacGAGCGCAAGTTTGAGAAGCCATTGATCGTACAAGTGTGTGATGAGTTAGGCAACCCGACCTCCGACcctgaggtcaaagttcaacTGGCGAAGGATACTGGCATCAAGGTAAGAACATATGGTCCATCTTTTAGGATGGAGAAAGGTGTTTCTAGTGGAACATATCTCTGTTGTTGACCCAGAGATACCTCTTTAACCTCAGTTCACTGTGGTGTGGTCAATTCAGCTTTTGTTTAGATGCCGTGGACATCTCTATGCAAAACCTCTCAAACATTTGTGGCTATTCCTCTCTCGACTTCAGTCAGACACTCGAGTCAGTTGTTGTGCAAGTCCTCTCCGAAACCAAGGCGTCTGCTGAGAAGTGTATGGGCCAATCGAGACCGGTCTTCGTCTCAGGATAGTCCAAAGCCAGAGGTTGAAAATCCCCCCCAAGGCCTCGTGTCTGTCAACTCTCATGTTTGTTTCTGATTCCATTTTACAGCTATCTCCCGCACCACAACCCACCAAAGTTGACAAAGCTGGACAAGTGAACTTCGGCAACTTAATTGTGACAGCGAAAACGTAAGGAAGACCGTCCAGTAAATTTTTTGT from Lineus longissimus chromosome 19, tnLinLong1.2, whole genome shotgun sequence harbors:
- the LOC135502735 gene encoding structural maintenance of chromosomes flexible hinge domain-containing protein 1-like isoform X1, translating into MYEYYASEGQNPLPYAFAELIDNSLAATADNLGVRQIEIRLHFDDTNPSKNVMVVLDNGKGMAPKQLNNWAIYRLSKFIRKDKKRKFSAAEDGGAGNDDDDDNRPSTPGTAPRSLNSDISYFGVGGKQAVFFIGTSTRMISKPRDSRDVHELTISKEEFERKEKNKEAIYSGFIRNRKPGDTSHLKDEDEVVRHLIEEEKDKDHFTAVVINGINQTHIPYMKTQAKSWARQLAHIYHYYIHGPHGNMDKPDETRRPGSPFKNIDIEIKIFNKGHTTPKVISLRDISDDMQTQYIRSAVCNFDFKATVEGTGVVEGVLRYHPFMYDRETYPSDAIDPRAEAFPEDDSDVNYSDIRPARGRRAIYECYWNGRLIPYTTIDDFEWCSIPKKARGNIPLECFNRISGVLFTNDKFQVSTNKLTFIDLEMKLRDKQCVFSRVIQGPRPQEKRTNIDKEFYNWLKECHEQCDKQIKFSHFTKQVSRNDLPKNKQTPWAEYTHIEWDGKAFQKGQLVRIQRTLPVTYGRINRFLLFGDHEGDVFATGGDIEIVQEPKTLYDEVKVYPLVKLDRTVTQEAIKKYIEEEEAKLPHKLKIAWPEGYEVTKGEKRAAGKTVGAIKVEIANRKGEYISKLPGTVGSSKKLLVELKVIWHSPHGDEVIVSHISQHGKTWPYWFRKMENIKNLGQYTISIQAVLNESGANKFAGRELPMEKIKFTVTEAEPEKFNVGLLEGPFRVGSPFQIPLEFQDGYNNLTKPSEKLEPKLEASGLELKYDQTEIKGNTLVIKGIIAKGAVSSVTGQNFDLTVSVEALENSKQSLKIRLLPGPPQSIRVQPTEEPIEIENGQPANFTVCLLDEAGNVTTVPKVVLTAKFTGVPGLAHYLYTGDCTSTGHIVFTGEPLVMKKVRGSQNLTAKIEVQVDGMRNIKAVERKLVIVPSSKASNMEVFYKYNGDKNLPIRAGSDINGVAGEMIKGITFKIFDEAGREIEMEDHLAKKVKVNWTPKLIKDLVLKGGLPDIKIPTSASDTKYCHISINGTGVDFSFTIKPTPGEPAVLKCKCASTQMRIGETLDGEIVITLKDKKDNEIKNLPSSAIDDLEVSGDDLNIHEIDKSINGNTFVIKGVKFEGNSLGGKELKIKWKELTEYVRLQMVSGPPAKLTIPGWDLTQAVAVFNERKFEKPLIVQVCDELGNPTSDPEVKVQLAKDTGIKLSPAPQPTKVDKAGQVNFGNLIVTAKTGSYEIQPKALYGKVALSGPKLKISVTPDAAKPVSIKLQYDKNAVYVVGFSMPSYTVEVIAEDDTLMTAAQPSYLTMRLWRADNINPKPPDSGSGSKLAISYSPDPRKETDKDGIFVFSNKKVPELAGMHSVVFIYNDGKHEVLSNQVAINVSPGSPAKLVPVYPPGTLTVSNTSKAGARSLIKSVKFELRDKYENKTGHNINGVMAMEIMSTDGTTHEVPNFVGQTRRKETPMSQGQAMAANLTIEEDSPGKDGVQYILRVSILSQKLEQFKIPHYDIPFLFYNDARKQTQMSALTKERDNLKQNIKAYESLFETTQMLIKELQILVNEATKEEKRIKDELKKQKIPESQINNKKNLERLIDHRIKERDELINRPRRVCTVPLAPKENEVLGKVCHLAQAEDEDSARVLSWHMSADMDCVVTHTLKKAKDIYSKSGGKQQVLPLESIYRKTLPDWNKPLPHVRFRPNWKPQGNPMYARNLLIFPHDPDNCKLVFGMLLGDTIILDNLDHANAYRHEIVRFTHCPTILTRTGDRIRSNGKFGGLMNKALPIERLRGMVFGAPLPMAYHAVCTQIDVLQSYREALVKREKATNDLQEQLNNQKTVEMKTKNREYNDAKSQLGQIESRLGMCKQPEQDKQESMDTNENENNAKDINKSRGRRSAAADDGPSAKKSRQASPAVNGSPAQGTRRPKRNIQSPRKF